The genomic DNA CTGAGTTTTCCAAACTTCATTCCCCGACGCCTGATCTTGCCGTCAAAGGGCAGCTGGGAAACTTTTTCATAGATCGGGTGATTATCATCGATTATTTCAAAATCAGAAACAGTTTCCAGCGGCACATTTTCAAGATAGATATCCTCACCGAAAAGATTGACGAATTTATCGTTTTCATCGGACCATTCCTCCCCGTCATAATAAAAAAAAGAAAGGCCGCCCAGACTGATATCTAAAATATAACCCGGAGTCACCAGAACATTGGGACTGAAAACGGCAAAAGAGCCGAGTTCAACAT from Pseudomonadota bacterium includes the following:
- a CDS encoding PilZ domain-containing protein, which encodes MTKNDKPADQRKYERFDVELGSFAVFSPNVLVTPGYILDISLGGLSFFYYDGEEWSDENDKFVNLFGEDIYLENVPLETVSDFEIIDDNHPIYEKVSQLPFDGKIRRRGMKFGKLSKEQRATLEEFIKQYYAQPKK